The following DNA comes from Malania oleifera isolate guangnan ecotype guangnan chromosome 12, ASM2987363v1, whole genome shotgun sequence.
GTCCACATAGGATCCTAACAAATTATAGCagaaatgtccacacaggactaaccaaatcacaacataaatgtccacacaagactaaccaaatcacagcataaatgtccacataggactggtccacacaggactaaccatatcacagcataaatgtccacacaggactaaccaaatcacagcataaatgtacacacaggactggtccatatAGGACTAACCAaatcacagcataaatgtccacataagactggtccacacaagactaaccaAATCACACAGCATACAAAACAACACTATGTtaatggtaaataggtaaacaacctcctcataccactgccaatgtttacctcccaatataagcgtccatataacgacctccttataccacagCAAAcgttatatcgtaatttacatgaaccacaaccgaATCAACAGAAATCAATCGTTCAACATACCCAATAATTCACCACAATATACCCAACATCAGCATATTCAATTAGTCAGAATTTCGCAATCAACAACATTCACATTCTCaataattcctcattccacattattcacaatcatttatttattaaaaaaatggtttcaaccacacgatttttaccaatataatttatctatctaaaaacaatattttcaataccagcaaggtttagaaaattatacatGCATATATGTAATTTCATATGTAAAACTAGTTGTTTAAAATTGTTAAAAGgtcattataaaatatttccccttacctactctttgaaattcgacccaaaataaaaaaaaatgagaccCTGTACTTTAGAAATTCCAAATtgctcaaatcttagaaaaacacCCTTATAACACTTCCTAAACTCCAAATGATAACATTTGCTaaggaaattccaaaataattcacttaccttggttttgggatgtttcccaaactactcagATAAATGATTCACTCCGCTCatgttgtagaaaatcttcccaggagtctcgtggtagcttccaatCGTCGAGTCGAGTTAAATCCggcctggaatcgaagagagaaggtggaagggCCGAaattcctagagagagagagagaggacatgCAAGAAATTTGCGCTGAAATGAAAAGAATCCACTATTTATACACAGGGATTTGtagacgagacacgtcgattcgtcgacgagtcctagtatatagttcgtcgacgagacagccaactcatcgacgaatttctaTTATGCGAAGAACCCCTTTCGgttattcctcgtcgacgagacacgtcgattcatcgacgagctaagaagaacattcgttgacgagaccagtctattcatcgatgaatgtttgctgccacctttttcgaatttgttcttccttccttttctatcttccttattatcttaaattattttaaaatttcttgggttgttacagtagtggatttctcctaagtgcacacttgggtcggactagggtttaatagggaaaatctcacttaatgataatgtacgttgatttagtttgaccgacTAGCCaattaagtctagtcttcggaccacaTAATCTAGTTATataggtaaacatgacttatgattaatagacctaagggtggtttttgcagtatgtgtatatacatatttaattacgtatacaaagctATTAATTAAttgaaggaaaattatatgtttatgtgaacgggGGCATTTTTGTAcctagataatgatttaataaggatatatatatatatatatattcatgattgagtattatagttataattttaaaagttaaaaagttcagtttaacagctataatatatgataataaaattttactattatagatgatagtaaaagttttatacagaaatttttaaatttatatttatttttaaaacagttttgaagttatagtattaaatattattttacgaaattaaaatattatgaaaactcattttgaccacacactaataataatcttatttacttactgagtgttgtctcaccccaatcattattttacatttaagaTCATTTTGAAAAGTGTACCAGAAATCTGgcgtagcaagtgcatgggcgggaatagatagagcagagtagaataaaaatttagcataatacaatttacaatatgtttgtatattttagaattttaaaaatttgcattttaatagttgagacatatatttgtaataaagctaattagtgttctagtaataaaaataatttatatttatttgcgtccgctgaaaaatttatatgtaggaacccactcgagTTCAGGTCCTTACATTATGTAgtttctagtttaagatttactacaacctctctttgataccaattgagaagtaagttgtactcccaagaggggggtgaattggctttttaaaatttctttggaaactttaatctagtataacccttttcagattaaattaattataatcaCACTTTAGCAAGAATTTtagcaagaaagcttttgaagagtagaaaatattaagcttgaatgctgattgtaggTATTGGTGTTTTTAATTCTTTGAtttaacttgtatttatagatggaaaaagtttaattttcgtattccccaagctacttggagtgtttcccaagtttttattaAGTTTGTGGGTCAAACAATCTATTTTGGAATCattattttgttgttttattttgaattttacaaAGGTCAGTGGCTTGATTTATCAAGGTTAGTCACTTGAGCTTATTCCGTTTTAGCAAAAATTCAAACTCAGAatgaggtcagtcgcctgaactagCAAAATTGCACAATTTTTGATTTTCAAGACTTTGAtccttcaatttttaaaaaaacttcaATGTAACTTAATTAAagaacattttccagggttttcaaaaattgggctctaagtcaataaaagatTTCTAAGAGTTTCAttcatttatattgaaatgtttgaaatattTACATGATACTTCTTAAAAAAACTATGACTCTTCTAATCACTAAATCTTCATGTATAACTTCCATTCTTCATATTAAGCTTGACTTTAAGTTTTATCTTTAACTTCATAAGATCTTGTGTCATTAAACTTTTAACAAACTTTGTCAAATACTTTGATATTGGTCACTTGATTTACTTGATCTTTATATGTGAGTTAcctgaaacattatcacttaatcaaatatgttaagttttcatgatttcttattatcaaaataagatttgtaagctttgTTTAGGCTAATAGAGAACAACTTTTTTGAGAATTGCCTTAGTCTTTGATGGAGCGATTGAAAAATAGAACCATCTAATTTGATTCGTTCTCAATCGCCATGAGATAATCATCTTAGGGTGATCCTTTTGTCAACGGATAGTCTTATTAAACTTGGATTCGAATCCTACTAAGAGGTCCATTAGAGATCAGAAATTGTTGAAGAAACAATATGATGTTTCTTTTGTCCCTTCCCGGCGATCGGAAAataaagaaatggttaatatttTATTAACATTTTTACCGTAAAGATTttatcaatttaaaaaataaagagtacaTAATTGAAACAAAGAGTTGAATCATATAGGATTGGATGATGGACTTTTGAAAATTGAGTTGATCATTAGCTTATGATAGGGGATTGACCATTGACTTAGATGCCAACTTAATAGTTTGTCGAATCTCTAATGAAGATTTCGGATGGCAATTGCAAAACTTAAATGAATTTAATgggaaaaaacataaaatttggtGAGTAATTCAAGTGATGAAGCTAGTAACTATTCTTGTAATTAACCTAAAAATCCAAAGGCCGGATTCATCAAACGCCTTCGAACTGTATAAAAGACCCACAACCGTACGTAGTTGACCCGAAACAACAACGACCATGAAGTTGGCCTTGATTACCCGACCATTGGTAGATTGAACGGGCGAAGAATGTATGAGCGAAGAAGATGATCCGCCATTGTTGCGAGCATGGATGGAGACGAAGAGGTTCATTTGGTTAAACTCCGCTGTGGAAGAAATTTGCGTACATGACGATGACTTTTCTGGGGAGCAGCGTACGCTGTAcagtatttaatattattattttgggaaagTCCAACTTTTAAGGCCAAATTATTTGCTGTTCAACCCCTTAAGCCTTCCATCTGAGACGCTGCGTCGTCCCtactccaaaccctaacccctccTGAGGCTCCTCAAATCTCCTCACTTGTTGCATCTACAGATACACGCCTGCTTGGAAGGCTCATAGCAATGGCGAAGAAGCGAAAGCTCGAGAACAAATCCTCAGAGCCAACAGAAACTCCCCAAAGGCAGCGGCGGCGGCGCCAACAACAGTCACAGGCGCAGCCGCAGCAAGAAGAGAAACAAAACACATACatagaagaggaagaggaagaggaagaggaattTGAAGATTATGGCGTGGAAGAAGCAGAAGCAGAAGAGTacgaagaaggagaaggagaagagtaCGAAGAAGAAGAgtacgaagaagaagaaggagaagaagaagaagacgatgaagaagaagaaaaggaggtAGCGAATACCAATAATCCAACGTTTTTAGTCTCTTCATCATCAGCCTCAGATGCTGCAAATCGAGATGATGGTGACGCGGATGAGCCCATCCAGAAGGTTCTAGAACCACTCAGTAAAGATCAGCTCGTGAATCTCCTCCGCGAAGCTGCTGAGAAGCATGCCGATGTAGCCGATCGCGTGCGCAAGGCGGCCGATGAGGATCCCGTCCACCGCAAGATTTTCGTGCATGGTCTAAGCTGGGACACCACTGCCGAGATCCTCATCAGCGCGTTCAGGCAGTACGGTGAGATTGAGGACTGCAGGGCCGTGTGCGACAAGATCTCCGGCAAATCCAAGGGCTACGGATTCATCCTCTTCAAGACTCGCAAAGGGGCCCGCGAGGCACTCAAGCAGCCCCAGAAGAAGATCGGCAGTCGAATGACTGCGTGTCAATTGGCGTCAATTGGTCCCGTGCTGGCTACAGCCGCTGCTCCTGTGGTGCAGGCTCAGCCGGTGTCAGAATTTACGCAGAGGAAGATATATGTGAGCAATGTGTCGTCGGATTTGGATCCCCAGAAGTTGTTGACCTTCTTTTCCAAGTATGGCGAGATTGAGGAGGGTCCGCTGGGGCTTGATAGGCAGACCGGGAGACCGAAGGGGTTTTGCCTATTTGTGTACAAGATGATAGAGAGCGCAAAGAAAGCTTTGGAAGAGCCTCACAAGAACTTTGAAGGGCACGTTTTGCATTGTCAAAAGGCTATTGATGGTCCTAAGCCGGGCAAGTCTCAGCATCCTCAACATAATAACGCCCAAAAAAATCCCCCGTTTCAAAGGATTGAAAACCCTAATTTCATTGGTTCAGCAACTACTGGACCAGTGGCTGGACCAGGCCACTTGATGGCACCCTCAGCCCCGGGGATTGGTTTGAACCCAGCAGCGGCACAAGCCTTGAACCCGGCAGCGCTTGGTCAGGCGCTGACAGCTTTGCTTGCAACTCAGGGAACTGGGTTAGGGCTCCCGCACCTGCTTAGCACGCTAGGTTCAGCAGGGGTGGGCCAGGGTGTCCCTGGTGCAGGCCATGGAATGCAAGTGGGGTATGGAAACCATGGTGCGGGTAGTAGTATCGGAGGGTATGTAAGTCAAGGTGTGGGTGGGTATCCCAATCAACAGATGGGACAGGGAGGTTCTAGTAGGTCGCAGCATGATGTTGGGTATATGAGTGGCGTTGCACAGTACATGGGTCAGTAGTAGAGGTATACCCTTCTTAGTTACTCTTAACTTATTCAAATTTTTACTTGATTTACTTCATTTTGTTTGTTATTAATGTTTCAAAACATGTTTTTTAACCTCAAAATTTTAATGTCTTTTATGATTCCTTTTTTAAAAGAGCATTGTTTTGGAATTAGGGTTGTGAAAAGTTGACAAAAGATTGGCAGAAGAGGTAGTTTGCAATTTtatgatatttataatttttggtATGGGCTTGAGAATTTTATTAGGGATGTCTAGAATGCAATTTATTGAACCTAAtggttgttttttgtttttgaaatttgagtATTGGTTTAATTATTCGAAACTATTAACATATCTAGAAGTTTCAATTTTAGGTTAGTAAGAAATTTCTTATCATTTTATGACTTTGTAGGGTCCAATGTTTCTAACCAACCTCAttcattttgataaaaaaatgttTGCAGAATAAAAGttttcatgcatttttttttatattgccGGGTGTCCTACGCTTATGCACCAGGCTAATCCCACGCCTACGCCAGTCGTGCCCTCGACCAACACGTAGGAGGTAAATTGCGGATGTGCGCTGCAGGTGGCAGGGTTCGAAGTCATTTTATTCTTATAATTAGTTTTCCTCACATGCTTTGCTTTGGTTTGTGTGTGATGGCTGAGGACATTTGGCTGCAAAAATCAGCTAAGAAAGTAAAACTTAGGCTAAAGCCTATAGGAAATAGGGTTAAGAAGTGAAAATGCTCTCAATATTTGTTGTTATGAAGAATACAACCTCTTATGGTCTGTCCTAAAGGGTTACTTATGCTAGAATTATAGTAGCTCTTTAATAGGCTTTAATTACCATTAAACCCCATCTAGTTATAGTTATGTAATATCATAAACCACTCACATCTAGTCATGTGGCTGCTAAATACTAAAAGAAATGCTAGTACTAAACAAGGGCCATAATAACATATTAGAGAAATGAGAGAATgatttaaaaatgattaaaattgAAGGTTGCTAGTGAACTAGCACTGTAGCAGCGTGAGTGCTATAGTAGCGTGAATAGTACGCTCTAGGTAGAGCTTTATTACAGCTGGGTCGAATTGGGTGCTTGAACTTGACTCGGGTAAAAAATTTTAAGCTAGAGAACTTGATTTGAGATCTTATTGATGTTAGAATTGTTAAACTCGATTGTGTtggttataaaataatattaaatatgtacAAAACTTGaaatgtatataaaatatataatatatccaGTATATAATATAtcccccatatatatatatatatatataagtgagtAAATATATCCTTATCTTTTAAAAGAAAGACAAAACATTCTTAAAAGAAAGTAAATTAAATCAAACTTGGGTAAAATTACATTTAAAGTGTCTATTTAGATGAAACTTCTATAAGTTTGTTTGGGTGGAGCCAAAAGAAAAGTGGAAAAGATCGGAAAGACTTAGAAAGGCTTTAGAGCTCCATCAATCATGAAGGGAAGGGTTTAAAGAGGGTGTTCTTAATTAGGGTTTCTTTTTGGTTTCTATTttcctttgtttttattttttatttttatttatatttttttccccTACCTTTAGGATCTCTTGTCTTATCCTAGATTGTACTTTTCTCCcttctctttcttaatatatttcatttgctATAAAAAGTGTCTATTTTAGATAAATTACTGTTTGTACCTGAAAGAAAAAAAACTACAGTTGTTTTAAAAAGTGAAATAAACTagcagcacacacacacacacacacacacacacacatatatatatatatatatatatatatatatatatatataagtacgaACAAGCATTTGTGGACAAAAATGTCATTATATCTTGAAAATAAGACAAAACATTCCTAAAAAAGtagatttaataaaaatttgataaAATTGCATTTAGAAGGTTTGTTTTAGTTAATGTTTGAACCTAAAGGAAGAAACTTCATTTggttaaaaaaatgaaataaactagtgtgtgtgtgtacatataaTTTGTATGAATAAAGTTAATTTGTATGAATAATGTTAATCTTTTTGTAGGcaaaatattatcatttttgAAAAGTGaggcaaaacatttctaaaagaaatttaattcaacaaattCCATAAATTacatttagaaatttttttttaattaggttAAGCTTTGAACCTAAAAAATCTAGTTGTTAAatattgtttaaaaaataaagtaaatctAATGGTAGTATAAATGCTAAATAAAAGGTATATcttaaaataaaatagataaaaatccTTTGACGTCTCTATATCTATGTGGTGTCATAGTAGTATCTAATGTCTATGTTTGTTTCTATAGTTTTAAAcaacatataaatttttataaataactttGAATATTCTTGCTTTAAGATTTGTAAACTTTATTATGACAAAACACTACTTATTTGTTTCTAAAATATTTATAACTaagaattattaaaatattttacacaagATTGTTCACGTGCAACCATGTGTAGAACACGTGGCATATTCTCTagtataatataaaaataataaaattacaaaattgaTTAAAGTTGATTAGGCATGTGATTATTATTGGAAGCCTCAAACTCAACCCGTTAGACTAATAAAGTAGCTCAAGCTTGGGTCTAACCTGAATAGAATTAAGCTGAGTCAacccaaaattgagttttttgagTAGCTTGTGAGCTGGCTTGACCCATCCATAGTAGTAGCCTTGCTCTTGCATTAGTCTCCTTGTCAGTGTTGCTGAAAAAACCTTGATATTTATTTCTAGGAAAATCTTAAGTCATCGTGTGCAATACAAACCCTGGTGCTTTCACATTTTGGATCATAGTTGTACGAAGCATGAGCACTTGCATGAAGACAAGGAGATGTAGAAGATTCAAAGGTTAAGAGCATCTATGTCAATTATATATAGTAGTAAAAATGTACatgtataaaatataaaatgcaaGCTAACATGCAATGTTTTTAAAAAGAAACATGTCTAGCTCCAATGTATAAATTAATGTAATACACAAAAGTATTTTCACATAACTATGCCTAAGAAGTTGGGAAATTACATTTCCTATTCTATTCTAAACAACAAAATTCTAGATATATATAGTAGAAGATTCAAAGGTTAAGGGCATCTATGTCAATTATATATAGTGGCAAAAATGTACatgtataaaatataaaatgcaaGCTAACATGCAGTGTTTTTAAAAAGAAACATGGCTAGCTCCAATGTATAAATTAAGGTAATACACAAGTATTTTCACATAACTATGCCTAAGAAGTTGGGAAATTACATTTCCTATTTAATTCTAAACAATAAAATTCTAGATATATGGCCTAGTAAAAGTATTTTGATGTTTATAATGGAAGGAGGGAAGCTTTGTCACGATGCAAGTGAGATTTTGGCACGGTTGAATTGATGTTTTATCTAGATTTGGTGTCAAAAGTGCTGCATTGagaccatggtcttaaatttccatgaaacaCAATGTATTTTCACATAACTATGTCTAAGAAGTTGgaaaattacatttaaacttctttcCTATTTTAATTCTAAACAATGAAATTCTAGATATATGGACTACTAAAAGTATTTTGATGTTTATAATGGGGGAGCGAAGCTTTGTCACAATGCAAGTAAGATTCTGTGACGGTTGGATTGATGTTTTATTTAGATTTGGTGTAAAAAGTGTTGCATTGagaccatggtcttaaatttccatgaaattgttaaAATTACTCTTAGAATTTCTGCGTTTTCCATCACTGGAATCGAAGTGGCTGTCAGCCTCTGCCTTTAAAAATATCTATAGAAATTTCCACAAGTAATCTGAAATTTATTGATACTTTGTAATTTTAgcaaagttttttttttgggggaaatTTGACTGAAACAAAATTCTCCTGAAATAGAACTCTTGAGATTCAAACCCCAAAATTGAACTTAGATATTAGCTACAACAATTTATTTGACTTTCTATTtagaatatattttttattttcatatgaactaatatttaactgatttatgaatttcatttttttattaattaaaaatgtttaatatgATTGCTGTGTTGCAAATATTGCTTCTTAAACACAATATTCATTGATCTATTTATTTTGTGGCATTTTAGTTCTTGGTCTTGTATTATCTTGTCTATTACTAGTTTATGAGATATGAAGTTTCATaaaaaattccatgctttactaatAGTTTTTGTTGTGTTTTAAAGATCAAATTGAAATTGGGATCTTGAGGCTTGGAAGTGAGCT
Coding sequences within:
- the LOC131144193 gene encoding UBP1-associated protein 2A, translating into MAKKRKLENKSSEPTETPQRQRRRRQQQSQAQPQQEEKQNTYIEEEEEEEEEFEDYGVEEAEAEEYEEGEGEEYEEEEYEEEEGEEEEDDEEEEKEVANTNNPTFLVSSSSASDAANRDDGDADEPIQKVLEPLSKDQLVNLLREAAEKHADVADRVRKAADEDPVHRKIFVHGLSWDTTAEILISAFRQYGEIEDCRAVCDKISGKSKGYGFILFKTRKGAREALKQPQKKIGSRMTACQLASIGPVLATAAAPVVQAQPVSEFTQRKIYVSNVSSDLDPQKLLTFFSKYGEIEEGPLGLDRQTGRPKGFCLFVYKMIESAKKALEEPHKNFEGHVLHCQKAIDGPKPGKSQHPQHNNAQKNPPFQRIENPNFIGSATTGPVAGPGHLMAPSAPGIGLNPAAAQALNPAALGQALTALLATQGTGLGLPHLLSTLGSAGVGQGVPGAGHGMQVGYGNHGAGSSIGGYVSQGVGGYPNQQMGQGGSSRSQHDVGYMSGVAQYMGQ